The sequence below is a genomic window from Monodelphis domestica isolate mMonDom1 chromosome 2, mMonDom1.pri, whole genome shotgun sequence.
TTTTTGATAACAAAAATAGGTGTGTTCCATGGTGAGGTGGAGGGCTCGAGGTGGCCCAAAGAGATTTGCTCCTGCACCAGCATGATGGCGGCCTGGACCTTTTCAGAGGTGAGGGGCCACTGGTCGACCCAGACAGGGGAATCAGACTTCCAAGTTATCTTATCTGCCTGGGGTGCAGGAGGACCAGTGGCCTTTATGAAAAATTTTGTGACCCAAAGCCTGCTTTATCTCTATTGGGTGTAAGGGAGATAGGTTGAGGATCGCCCTGTTCAtttttgccaagcccttttcctgGGAGGAAGCCAGATTTAAGCATCATTTGTGTGACAGGGTCGCTGGGGCTCACCATGAGGAGTCGCATTTGAGCGAGAATATCTCTGCCCCAGAGGTTAACGGGGAGCCCTTTGACTATATAGGGTCGATTCGTGCCGGTGTTACCCTCAGCATCTCTCCAAGTAAGGAACTTTGAACTCTGAAGTGTGTGATTGACTTGCCCTATGCCAGACAAATGAGTGGTAGAGGGCTGAAGGGGCCAGGCACAAGGCCAGTGTTTGTGGGAAATGACCGTGGAATCGGCCCAGGTGTCAAGTAGTCCGATAAATTTCTTCCCGTCAAGAGACAACTGGAGGGTGGGACGGGATTCAGTGATTTGTTGTGCCCAATAGATGTTTGACGATCCTGGGGACGAAGGGCCCCTTGTTTGTTCAATGGTAGGGAAGTCACCCaccatgggaaggggaagggcttGGGCTAGTCGGTGGCCAGCAGGGATAGTAACCGGGCCATGGGGAGACTCAACAATGAGCTTTATTTCTCCTGTATAGTCATTGTCCACTAATGTGGGGTGGACCACAACTCCCTGTAGAGTAGTGAGTGCCCTTCCGATGATTAAGAAGAACATACCAGGGGGTGGTGGACCAGTGACACCGGTGGAAATGACCTCAGGGCCATCCTCAGGGGTTAATATTCTGGTGGAGGAGGAACAGAGGTCCAAGCCTGCACTGCCTGTTGTGGCTCGAGCAAGGGCGTGGGGAAGGGGCTCCCGAGGGAGCCCCGCATCCCGTTTCCCTGGACATGTTGAATATTTTGTCCATTTGAGGTAGTTTTGGAGCGGCAGTCGCGGGCCCAATGAAGCCCTTTCCGACATTTCGGACAGACGCTTGGGGGCGGTCTCGAAGGCACACCCGAGGGGCTGAAAGGTAAACTAGGGGTAGCCTGATTGGAGGGACATTCACGAGCAAAATGTCCGGGCATGCCGCACTTAAAACAATTACGGGGAGCGTTCTGTCGGGTGGCTTGAATGGCTGCTCCAATAGCTAAGGAGATAGATTTGTTAATTCTGTGGTCATAAGAGTCAATATCATTACATAAGCGGATCATGCCGTTCAGATCAAGCTCTCTAGATTTTCCTCTAAGGGCGGCCTTACAGGCAGGATTGGCGTTTTCAATGGCCAGGTGTCTAACCACTGGGTTATCGGTACCGTCCTGTCCCAAGACCCTTTCTGTTGTCTCTAAGAGTCTGGCTACAAATTGAGCATAGGGCTCGTTTGGTCCCTGGAGGATTTTAGAGATCGGGGCGGTGATGGCCCCGGAGGCAGGGACAGCGCGCCATGCGGCTAAGGCGGCGTGGGCAGTTTGCATGAGGAGGCCAGGAGGCAATCTCAATTGCACGGTGTCAGGGGCATAACGACCACGACCGATGAGTTTGTCTACTGTCCAATTGGCTGTTTGGGGGTTTGTGAGATTTGATTTTGCTTGATTTTCTACCCTTTCCTGAAACTCTGCCTTCCAGGTTAAGAACTGGCCTCTAGACAAGACAGATTGTATAACCTTAGTCCATTCTGAGGGGAGTAAGTGCCCTTCTCCCCCGAGACTTTCCAAGATAGAAAGGGTAAAGGGAGCATTGAGGCCATAGTTTTTTACTGCTGAATGGAGGTCCTTAATctgtttgaatttaagtcttttaAATGGGTGGGCATGGGGCCGAGTTGTATCGGTGGTATGGACCCCTTGATTCGCTTCTTCATCCCCCTCCTCTCTGTCAGATTCAGAGGAAACGGGGGGTGAATTTTGGTGGGGTTGGGACAGTTCGTCAGGGATCTCCTCTATGTCTACATCCTCCGGGGTGGTACCGGTGGTGGTCCTACGCCTGGTAACTACCGGGAGGGCCAGGAGGGGCTTTTGTAGTTTGGAGGGGttgtttttaggtttttttgaATGTGAGATTGGTTTCATGGTGGCGACCTGAAGGTCATGTAATTGGCTTGTTAAGTGGCCGATCTCATGTTGTAAGTCTATAAATTGTTTGAGATCAGCGATTTGCTTAGTTAAATGAGCAGTGGCTATCTTTAGGTCATTTGTATTGGGAAGAGTTGGTAAAATCGAGGAAGGGTAAAGCGGATTGTAGGGAGGGGGCTTGTTTTTAAGGAAGTCTGGAGGGTGGTATCCGGCTGCCGCCTCATCCAGTTCAGTCTGGTATGCGGGATTGAGGGTCTCTGGTGTATTGCTATCGTAAAGGACAGGATAGAGAGCGGGTCTGTGGGAGGGAGGCAGTGGTTCTGGTAAGTGTGAGGGGGTGTTAATAGGTTCGTCTAAGAGAGACggggttttgtattttttatccATGTTGTCTAATTCAGGGATTTCTTGAGACggggttttgtattttttatccATGTTGCCTAATTCAGGGGTTTCTTCAGTCTGTTTTTTACTTTCCTCAATAGCGTGCTCAGCAAGGCTGAGGAGGTGGGAGACCTGTGCGCTGGAATCAGCCTCTTTAAGGATGTCCCGAATCAGGCCATAAAAGGTAAAGAAATCCTCAGGGATGGGCTGACCTGAGCGTGCAAAATCATTAAGGTCTCGGCCAACCTTATCCCAAGTTAGGGGGTGAATGCCAGGGCCATGGAAAATGAGCCACGGGCAGCGTTGTTCAATGAAGGAGAAGAAGCGCAACAGATCTCTTTTCTTAACTTCTACATTGCgctctttaattctttcttttaattcttttataaacAGAGCTTCCTTAGACAGTGTTTTCCCCATATTTTCAGTCACACATAAGTCTCGCTTCCCTGGTTTCCTGGCCGCCGTGCTCGCGCAGGGACGGAACCGCAGTAATCCCAGGTCAACACTCAGAAACAGGTCAACGGCAGTCGAACCGCGAGATCAACTCTCCACGAATTGGCCTCTCCCCTTTGGTCAAAGAGGGGTCCCTTATATTTGAGCGTAGGCGTGCCGTATAAGCCCCGGCCAGGTTCCCCGAAGGGGCGCCCTATTACTCGTATATATAAGGGGACTGTTATTCCGTTGCcatcaaaacacacatacattcgACCATTCACACAATGGGGTTTGAGAGGGAGATATGAATGGGACAACTTACCCTTCCTCAGGATCGTCTATTCGATCCCTACCCGTTACTGTAGTCTCGATTTCGGCGCCGAACTTTTCCTCAGTCGTCCAGGGGTCGCTCGGGCCCCACCTTGGGCTGCCAGATgtcggggaccagccccttacgacccctaagagggaaagggggagagagagaaggaaagggggagagagaaagaaagcacggacagctctcacatggtatgcaaagagAAGTCAtttattgaggcaaaagcatggtatatatatactgtggctAGGAGGAAGTAAGGGTAGGAGGAATGTAGGCACATTTGGTGTCAGAGGGGCCCAGGGGGAGGGGGTTTTACAACCTTTACTGACATCTGGAACTAGTTAGGGAAGACATCCTGTtttaagggaggaagggaggcatgTTATGTTTGCACTATTTCTTGTCTGTTGTCAGGTTCTAtacaaattggggaatggctgaacaaattgtggtatatgttggtgatggaatactattgtgctcaaaggaataataaagtggaggaattccatggagattggaacaatctccaggaattgatgcagagtgagaggagcagaaccaggagaacattgtacacagagactgatacagtgtggtacaatcgaatgtaatggacttctccattagtggcaatgcaataaccctgaacaacccggagggatctatgagaaagaatgctatccacattcagaggaaacactgaaagagtaaaaacaccaaattaaaacaactgcttgaatacatggatcgaagggatatagttagggatatagactctaaatgaatatcctagagtaaataacaatatggaaataggtgaaAGAGAAGaatgtaaactgaggggaactttCTTCACTTGAAATagagtaaggaaactgagggaaactattacttgttgaaatggAGAACGTGAACtgattttgatcaaggatacaaataatacccaatgaaattgtgtgttggctgcgggaagtgtgggtggaggggagggagggcaataatgtgattattataaccaaggaataatgttctaaattgactatataaacttattcaaatggaaaaaaatagaactcTAAAATGTTTTTCAGGATATGGGACAAAACAAAGATAGTAAAGAAGGTTCAGGAACCCATtttatttctaccaaattaccttcaaaacaacaataatataatacctCAAAATGGATTCTGGAGTAACAAAACTCACAAAAAGacaagttaaaataatttttcatcctAAGCAACTTAGCATGAGAGATCTTAGTGTACTGGGATAGAGGTGGACCACAACACTCCAGGGCATGCCTCACTGAGGCCATAGGAGTTAGGTGCAGCTAAAGTATTTCTTAGCTACCAATGCTGAACCGGTAAGACAACCACTCAGGAGATTACAGGGGTTCCTTTGTTGATGCCAGGTGCAGGAATCATCACATTGCCATAAGCACAACCAGATTCAGTCTGGGGCTCAGTCTCAGGGTGAGGAGAATCTCCAGCATACACCAGCACTTGAAGCCACAGGGAAGCATGGAATCCTTTTCAGAGTTCCAACAGTTAAAAGAATGCTTAGGGTACTCACAGACCAGAGTATAAACTGAGAGattattaaacacacctctccttatatTATACCACATTGGAATaattgaaagcagatagatccacAGTGCCAGCTCTGAAAGCAGCTGCACAaggaacctgaagcttggaacagtgctccctttATCACACTTACAGAGTCCAATgttaacagttttttaaactaaaacgaaaaagaaaaaagcatgaaaatgagcaaacaacaacaaaaaagagagaatatagaaaGTAATTTTGGTATTGGGGGATAGACTccaactcagaagaagataacaaaatAACACTGCATCCAAGAAAAATATCCATTGCTTtcaagtccaaaaagaattaatggaagagcTCAAATAGGATttccaaaatcaaataagagaggtagaagaaaaactggtaaatgaaatgagagtgatacaggaaattcatggaaaaaagggcaacagcttggtaaaagaggaacaaaaaatactgaagaaattaacatttttaaaagcagaataggtcaattggtaaaagaggaacaaaaatccaaagaaaataaaaacttttttgtaAATGAAATTGCTCAAATggtaaaagatatacaaaaatatactgAAGAGATAAATTTTCTGAGAGAATTGGCCCTTTGGAAAAAggagtacaaaaattcactgggCTAAAGAACTTTATGAAGTAgtattggccaaatggaaaagctCGTTCAAGATGCAAaagttcactcaagaaaatcacaccttaagaattagaattgggGAAGTGCAAGTAAattgagacatcaagaaacaaataaTGTCAAAACAattgaaagaaataaatggaaatgtgAAATAGCTcatgagaaaaacaaatgatttggAAAATAATTCTAGGAGAGATAGTCTTAGAATTATCGGGCTGCCTAAAATCCATGATCTAAAAAAGAGCTTAGAAatcatttttcaagaaataatcaaagaaaactgccctcatAGCacctagaaccagaggacaaaatagaaattaaaagaacccACTAATCACCTACTGAAAGAGATTCctaaaggataactcccaggaatattataaccaaaatcCAAAACTAATTGTGGAGAAGAGAGGAATTACAAgaaaagacaagaagctggaTATTGATCAtatgtcagtcaaatgaagattccatttggaatgtgactggagGCAAGAGCCAAATGTTTGACAGTATTTGAAGTTTTTGGTCTTTCTTACTgacctgaaggaagaagctgggtttgtCTCTgcgacttgggataatcaagttggaggtgacctggatgatttgaaggcagaagaaaaagaagtataatagtccatatctctctctctgactggctctgtttcatgctagtgactgaattggcatttctctcaatattctcCAATGTAAGACTCActatagataatagggaaaaccctaaccctcttaccttatcctctttctttcctgttttccccaataaacccttacatgagacaaagaagagaaaggaatatttcctctgaaatatcctagctcaccctgagtgacttaaaaggaggctgaagaagaaggggtaAGGTGAAACTGAAGGGAataagaggggaggaaaggagattggaagagagaggaagggaggtataaaagggaggagggtaggcaaaagaagataactacctgatccattagtcatctggTATCCATCAAAATATACCCTCAAATATCATGTATTACATAAGTCAATAAAATATTGCAAGctatcaaaaagaaacaattcaaatatcacgGAGGCACAGTCAGGATAATACAAGTCTTAGCAGCTTCTTCATTAAAGATTTGGGGggtctggaatataatattctagaaagcaaagaagctaggacttcaaccaagagtcacttacccatcaaaacttAGCATTATATTTTAGGGGACAAAGTGAGTAATCAGTAATTAGAATGGTTCAAACCTTTTTTACAAGGCACTCTCATAAAGgtgtcatttctcaaatacaaagagaaataagttgaatatataagaatcaATTGTGAATTACTTGActtatcagcaaagcaagaatTCAAGTCAACTTCAGCAACTCATGATGAAAGAAGCTATCTACcatcagagaaggaactgatagagtctgaattcacattgaagcattatttttcacttaatttactcCATGATTTTTTGTTGTATTAAGCAATATGTCTGGTGTCaaaatatgatgaaaataaaaatatgtattgcaagATAGACcatgtataacttatatcatattacctcaCAGTCTTGGAGAGTCTGGGGAATAGCATGGACAGAAAGAAAGTGGATCCCAAAATGTggggaaataattattaaaaattgaacCAATAAGGCCATATGTTAAGGTTGTGTAGGGAAAATGAAAGACACAAGATGGATTACAAATGTTTATGAGAACCAAAGGAAGacttcaagtattttatatagatCTTCCATAGAGGGTATTACAGTTCGGGAGTGAAAATTGAAGCAGATAGAATGGCACTAGGGGCTTTCGATGTGTCCCAGTTTTGATGTCACTTTTAACAATCTCTGGAGttgaggaaggaaaataaatattagcagaagtctctctttttaaaattcacaaaaatatagTATGAGATTCTGATCATCAGTCTGGATAGTCTCCTATTTATTAGACTGTGGGGAGCCatgtaaacttttaaaaacagtagcAAAAGTAAAACCCCTGTTTTAACGAAGAATGGGTAATGCCAAATGGTCAGAAATTGAGGTATCTTTGAGTCAAAAAATAATGATCACACATCAGCAAGAGCACTGAAGAAATGATATTTAATGGAATTGACACATTTTCAGAGCTAAAATTAAAGCATAATATATGAACTGTACCTGGGTGAAAGCAAATGAAAATTCCATCAAATAGAAGAGGTTCTTATTTGATACTGGCTCATTACTAAAGGTTTTACTTGGTTATAGGCTCATTACCTATAATTTCCATACAAAAGTAGccatatatagatacatgtacAATGTAGTCATACAGAATAAGTTgtgatgaaaatataaataacataacCTAGAAGGACAGTTTCTATCCATGCAAACATGTTACATGTTTACCAAGATTAAATAATAAGCATGCAGTTCCAAAATGCagaaaaagtgaattttttttgaaaaaaatgtctttaattaattaatttagaatatttttccatggttacaagattcatgttatttccctctcctctcccaaccCCCTCTTGTAcatgacgtgcaattccactgggttttgcatgtgtcattgatcaagccctatttccatattattgatatttgcattagggggatcatttagagtctacatccccaatcatatccccattgacccatgcaatcaagcagttgtagaaaaagtgaattttttgaagaaaaagaaagataggaaaaaacatgctttttaaaaatctgcctgGGAATTGAAACTAAATTATCTGCATGCTAAGCAGGACTCATCTGAGGTTGGGGATTTTCAATTAATATAAACTTTTTGACTGAGTGTCTGAAAATTTTTCATGAAGTTTGAACCTCTGAGCTGCCTTCCTTTCAACCAAAAATACTGTGTAGCAATTTAATCATTAGATATGTAAAATCCTGAgctagattaggaaaaaaaaatgtatattgcaAAATAGCTACTGATTAGCTATTCAAAAGCTGCTTACAGTTTAGCTTCTAGTATCTAACAGGCCGCCTGACTTTAGAAACGTGGAAAGTGCTGCAGTCATGGAGAACAGTTTGTCTTGATGTAATTATATAATGTTTACTTAGTGCTAAATTGTAGTCATAAGCGTGCCCCCCAAATTATTTCAGAATGCTCATTGCAGAGTCTGGTTTTCTTGAAGCTATCAGAACATTTCAGGTCTTTGTTACATAAAGGGAATTAGGAGAGAGGGTAGAGCAActcagggttattttttttttcttttctaaagccATAAAACTATCAAAAGCCAAAAATCAGTGTGTGCCACAGTTTCGGGATGCCAAATTCTACTTCCTTCCTCATGCGGGTCTGTTTATACCTAATATGCACCAAATCTGATTTAGCACCTTCCTTAGCAATAATAGTTAATGGTCCTGAGTCACAGTCTTAGTCATTCTCAGCTGCCTCCCTCCCCCTGTCCCTTTCAAAGGCAACATTACAAAGCAATGGATGATTCACACCAAATCTAAGAAATATGGCAAAATGTTACAGTGAAACCATCTGTTCCaggtgttttctttttcagtgattAGCACATAATGAAGGTGTAGAAGACTTATGTGCTTCAatcattacattttaatttgcagAGGAATGCTCATGAGCAATGCATCATCTATCATGGTTCTCCATACTTAATGCATGCCTGTTATCAAAATACAGAtcccaattaaaatattttttcatatttctagaaacttgtttttttctgacattaTAGTAATCTTCTACCAATAATGATTGGGAACTGTTCTCAACTTGGAGTCTAGAGATTTGGCCAAGAATCCtggaaaattaaatgatttgctcagtcacacagacTATGTCTGAGGCAGCACACAAAGTCAAATCGTCATGATTCCCATATTTGCTTTCTGCAATCTGTTCTTCCTCTCTTAAGAAGATACACACACACGTCtcaatagaattttagagttgagatACATGAACTAAGAATTAAAGTGAAATTAATCCTATTTATTTAATGGATCAGTGATTCATTCTGACCGAATTTTCTATCTTGATATTAAAGATATAGGCTATTTGGCTTATACACAAAAATAGGCTATGTTCTATCATATCTACCAAATTTATCTATTAATATTCCTTTAAATAGCACTAGAAATATGGTAAATGTAGGAAATAGCGCTTGGAATCATAAAACCTGGGTTTGAAGCCTACGTCCGTAATGTTAAcaattctctgagcctcatctTTCTCATCACAAAAATGTTGTGAATATCttatactaaaaggaataattaagatGAGACATTCAGAGAAACATTGGAAGACATATAAAATGACACAAAATAAAGTATGTAGAACAAGCCACAAAAGTATAATaatttcatagatgaaaacaaaaagaacaaaagaaatcagAGTGCTATATCATTATAACAATCAAGCATAGCTCTGGAGCTTAGGTGAAAAAAGCACTTCACTCCTCTTTCACTGAATATTTGAGGACTTTGGATATGGAATGTTGAATTATGGCTTCTGTCAATTTTGAAATGTGAGATTTTGGGTTTTGATCTTCATTataagagaaaattcatggaatagaaaaggaaaaagatattcaaaaggaatcaaaacttaaaaaaatatgatgttgatttttatttcttagttCATAGGGTATGTAGAGAAAAAACACTTTTATAATTGTAAAGGGATCCCATTCCTTTCTAACCTTCTCCACTCTAATTAGCTCTGGAAGGATATACTCCATGGAGGATAGGATACCTAGACCTGGGCTCCTAGTGAAACATTTATCTTGATCCTTTTTGTGAGCCACTTGTGATGGTTTACTGAAGAAAAATTTGCCACGTTGAGATGATGGACTGATGTTCTAATTGGCCACTGAAGCAGGAAGTTTCCCAATCAGTgaatctgtttttattttaacccttaacttccaatCTTAAttaatactgcgtattggttccaagatagaagagtggtaagggctaggcaat
It includes:
- the LOC107651095 gene encoding endogenous retrovirus group K member 8 Gag polyprotein-like, which encodes MTTHTTNNQSRQQPPHIQQPTSLQLPAVTLRVVRGWSPTSGSPRWGPSDPWTTEEKFGAEIETTVTGRDRIDDPEEGVDLGLLRFRPCASTAARKPGKRDLCVTENMGKTLSKEALFIKELKERIKERNVEVKKRDLLRFFSFIEQRCPWLIFHGPGIHPLTWDKVGRDLNDFARSGQPIPEDFFTFYGLIRDILKEADSSAQVSHLLSLAEHAIEESKKQTEETPELGNMDKKYKTPSQEIPELDNMDKKYKTPSLLDEPINTPSHLPEPLPPSHRPALYPVLYDSNTPETLNPAYQTELDEAAAGYHPPDFLKNKPPPYNPLYPSSILPTLPNTNDLKIATAHLTKQIADLKQFIDLQHEIGHLTSQLHDLQVATMKPISHSKKPKNNPSKLQKPLLALPVVTRRRTTTGTTPEDVDIEEIPDELSQPHQNSPPVSSESDREEGDEEANQGVHTTDTTRPHAHPFKRLKFKQIKDLHSAVKNYGLNAPFTLSILESLGGEGHLLPSEWTKVIQSVLSRGQFLTWKAEFQERVENQAKSNLTNPQTANWTVDKLIGRGRYAPDTVQLRLPPGLLMQTAHAALAAWRAVPASGAITAPISKILQGPNEPYAQFVARLLETTERVLGQDGTDNPVVRHLAIENANPACKAALRGKSRELDLNGMIRLCNDIDSYDHRINKSISLAIGAAIQATRQNAPRNCFKCGMPGHFARECPSNQATPSLPFSPSGVPSRPPPSVCPKCRKGLHWARDCRSKTTSNGQNIQHVQGNGMRGSLGSPFPTPLLEPQQAVQAWTSVPPPPEY